The sequence CCGTTGAAGTGCAGAACGCGATGTCGCTCTACGAACGGCAGGGAATAAAGAGCACGCTCGTCGTCTTTGATGTGGACCTGTACAAAATGGTCAGCAAGCGTTTCGGGCGGCCATCCGGTAACGCATTGCTCAGGTCGATCATCCAGCCACTGGTCAAGCGGCTGCGGCGGTCGGACTATATCGGCCGTTTGGGCGGAACACAATTTGCAGTGCTGCTCACATGTACGGTCGAAGAGAAGGCTCGTCTGGCGGCAGGGAAAATCCGGAAAGAGTTGAAGCAGACCAATAGCGAGATATTTTTCGATCTGGGTTTCAGCGAGATTTCGCCGGCTATGGGTGTCTGTGATGACTGGCTCGAACAGGCCAGCATCGACCTGATCGCCGGAAAAAAGGCGGCACGCGCGGAAATGTGCGAAGCAGCGGACCGGCAGTACGATATGGCGGGCGGTGCCGGCTGAGAAAGAGCGGTCGGGCAGGGCGGTCCGGCTTGCCGCCGTCTGCTTTGCTGTAGGGGCGTAGGCGATCGCGCGGCCATAACTATCCGGTCCCCGAACCACAGTTTGGTTGCCAATCCCCGCAATGCATGCCAATTTGTTCCGAAGAGGAAATGGCTGATAAAGGAACCGACCATGGCGACCGCGATCCCGAAACAAGAAAGCGCAATGGGCGTTGGACCCGGATTTTCGATTCCGGATCCGCACGATATACCCAGTCTGAAAGGCAAGGTGTCTGAAACCGAATGGCAGCTCCGTTGCGATCTGGCTGCGACTTACCGGCTATGTGCAATGCATGCGTGGACGGATCTGGTATTCACGCATATTTCCGCGCGCCTACCCGATGAGAATGGCGAAGAGCGGTTCCTGATCAACCCTTATGGCGTCTTGTTTGACGAGATGACTGCATCGGCTCTGGTCAAGATCGACCTGGAAGGCAATATCAAGCAGGACACGCCTTATTTCATCAATCCCGCCGGTTTCACAATCCACAGCGCGGTTCACAGTGCCCGCGAAGATGCGGGATGCGTGATTCATGTCCACACACCTTATGGCATCGCCGTGTCTGTTCAGAAGGCCGGCCTGCGCCGCTACACGCAATTTGCGATGCAGGTTCATGATGATCTGGCCTATCATGACTATGAAGGCATCGCGCTCGATCTCGACGAGCGGGACCGGCTGATCAATGATCTCGGCGAGAAGAACCTGCTGATCTTGCGCAACCACGGTACCCTGACCGTGGGCGAGAATTGCGCGATTGCCTTTCTCCGCATGTATATCCTCGAAAATGCCTGCAAGACGCAAATATTGGCGCAATCGGTCGGCGGAGCGGAGCATTTGCACGAGGACAGCGAAGACATGGGGCATCGCGTGTTCCAGCAGGCCGCTCCTGCTTTCCAGCGGGGGTTAGGCGACAATCTGGTCTGGCCGAGCCTGATGCGCAAGCTGAAGCGGACCAACCCGGGGCATGACCACTAGGTCGCGTCTCCAGATTTACAGATCGAAGGGCAGGCGGGAGAGTATTTCGACCGTCTTGTCAGCGTAAACGGCGGAGCCCAGTTCCTGTTTCTTCTCTTTCAGAAAGCGATCACGCTCGCTTAGCATTTCGATGATCGGATCGTGGAAATGCTGGACGGCAGCGGTCAGCCAGTTGTTGACCAGCGGGTCGCCCGGCGCGCCCGTCATGTCGAAGTGGCGCAATCGGGACGCAATGGCCTCGGCCGGCATCAGATATTCATAGGTGACCCAATAGTTGGTCGTGAACCAGCTTAGCGGCATGCCGTCGAGACCAAAGCTCAGCGCCCCGAAGTGGACAACGCCCTGCGTTTTCTTGCCATTGGGCAGCTTTGCCGGCGGTTGATAATAGGCGTCGACATCATCAAACATGTCGAGCGGCAGGAACATGTGAAAATGGCCATGTTCGCCTTCTTCGCGCTCTTCCGGCTTGTGCGCATGGTAGAACCAGCGCGACTTGTTGCCGGGCGCGACGCAGTCCCCCTTGGGGTAATGCTGATATTGAACGAAAGGGGCGTCTGCCGGTACCACTCTGGGTACTAGCGAGACGCCCTCTTTAGCTATCTGGCCGGTAAGCTCAAACAGCCTTTCTAAAGCATTTTCCAATGCTGAATAAGCTAAGCTTACTCGGTAACTTCTTCAGCAGCAGCTTCGGCATCGCCAGCAGCTTCTTCAGTCGCATCAGCAACCGCATCGGTAGCTTCTTCAGCTGCACAGGTAGCTTCTTCAGCTGCACATGTTGCTTCTTCAGCTGCATCTTCAGCTACAGCAACCGCGTCGTCAGCCTGTTCTGCACATGCAGAAAGAGCAGGAACAGCGAGAGCCAGGCCGCCGGCTACAGCGAGCATTTTGCGGAAGTTTGTTTCGGTAGTCATTTAAAATATCCCCTTTGGATGAACTAGACTTGCCCCTTTATCTGGAAAGATACGGGCATGGCAAGCCTATTTCGTAAATATTGCATTAATCCGGTATATCGGGCGTCAATTATCCCGTTTCGGCACGCTAATTAGAGCAAATCGGTTGTTTCCGCAGGATATTTTCCGGTCCTCAGCGTTCCACGCCGCGAATCTTTCCCCACTGTCTGGCTACGGTATAGCCCAGATAACCCGTACCGAAGAGCGCGTAGAGCGGCTCGGGAATACCGGAGAGGTAGGCGTTCATCCCGGCGGCAATGTCCCGCGCCGCCTCCGGACGAAATGCGGCGATCAGCCCCATAGGGATGGACCAGAGTAGCAGCAGATACATGACATAGAGAAAGCTGGGGCGGGCCCGACTGGTCCATGGATCGGAAGATTGCGCCTCTGCCAAAATGGCGGACATTTGCACGCGGACCTCTTCCAGTTCCTGGCTGCCTTCCAGTTTCAGCAGTTCCAGCTTGGCGCGATCACGGGCCGCCTTGTCGGGAATGATCTTGTCGATGATATTCGAAACAGGGCCGATGAGAGTAGAGAGAATGGACATTTTCAGGTTTTCCTTTCGGGGGTTAAGCGTCAAGCTTTGTCAAAAGTCGGGCCACGAACGGTCTGTCCGGCGGCAATGCAGTTAAGAAATAATCTGAAGAAAGCGGTCGATCTTGACAAAATTGACACTGTTATGGGCAAGATATATTTGGCGGAATTCAGCCGATCCTGTTGGCTAGCCAGCCGTACAGAAAGGCCTCGTTGACCGGTCGCTTTTCGGCGAGCTGGATATAGCGGGCGCCCTGCAGGGCGTCGAGCGCCTTGAGCAGCACAATTTCGCCCTGGCTTCCGCGCTTGCGGAGAAAGGCGTCGAGCGCGGCTACCGTTTGCGCGCCGATCACGTGGTCGACCGATATATCTTGAAAATCGCCCTCGTTGCGGTTCAGCGCGTTCAGCGCGCGCTGCAAAAACCCGGTTGCGGTACCGCTACCCATGTTGATCCCGGTATCGAACAGTTCGGCCGCGATCAGCGGCGCGCGTCGGGCGATCCGGTCAAATCCCGGCCGAAGCCAGTATTTGCGCTTGTAGATCACCGTCGCCTGCGCGCGCGGGAAATGTCGCATGTCACCAGCATAGCCATGCGCTCGCGCCACCGCCTCAGTAACGCCCCATCGCGTGGGACCGCCGCGGTCGGCGGGATGATCGGAAAAATCACCTTCCAGCATGATGACCTTGTCGATCAGCCGGTCAATGTCGGGACTGTCAGTCATGAGAAACTCTCCTTTCGGTTGCAAAGTAGAAAATATAACCTATTTGGTTAGGTGTAGGAAAGAGCGCAATCGCCGACCAATCTGCAGCGTGCGAACGGGCTGAAAAGCCGGAAATTGCCTGATTTACGTAGCTTTACGGAGTTTTTCACCAGAAGAGAGGTCTTATGAAGACGCAATTTCTAGAATGATTGCGAAGGAACGACAGATGGCATTACATATTGGCGACACCGCTCCCGACTTCACGACGGACAGCACGGCAGGCACGATCAATTTCCATGAATGGGCAGGGGACAGCTGGGTTTTCTTCTTCAGCCATCCGGCCGATTTCACCCCGGTATGTACGACCGAGATGGGCCGGACGGCCCAGCTGGCGGACAAGTTCGCAGCGCGCAACACGAAGCCGCTCGGTCTGTCGACGGACACGGCGGCCGAACATCTGAAATGGATCGCCGATGTCAACGCGACACAGCATACCAATCTCGAATTTCCGATCGTCGCCGATCCGGATCACAGGATCGCGAGACTCTATGACATGATCCATCCCGAAGAAAGCGATACCGCAGCGGTGCGTTCGGTGTTCATCATCGATCCGGACAAGAAAATCCGCCTGACGATGACCTATCCGATGAGCGTCGGTCGCAATTTTGACGAGATATTGCGCGTGATTGACGCGCTGCAACTATCGGATGCGAAACGCATTGCCACGCCGGCAGACTGGCGTCGCGGCGACAAGGTCATCATCCCGCCATCAATCGCCAATGACGAGGCCGAAAAGCTCTTTCCTCAGGGTTGGGACGAATTGCGGCCCTATCTGCGTTTGACCGACGTGGCCTGAGCAACATGTCTATGGGTGGATCGGACGCATCCCAAATCAGGGAAGCGGTCGGCATATTCGACAGCGAAGAGCATTTGCAGGCAGCGATCGATGATCTGCTGACCCACGGTTTTGATCGCGCGGAGATTAGCGTGCTCGCACCGGTTTCAGCGGTCGAGGAAAAGCTTGGCCACCGCTTGCGATCGGTCGCTGACATCGAAGATGACCCGGAGGTGATGTCAAAAGCCTATATACCGGTCGAAACCATCGGCGATGCCGAGGGGGCGGTGATCGGCAGCCTGCTCTATGTCGGCGCCTTTGCCGGGATCGTGCTCGTGGCTTCGGGCGGCGCTCTGGCTGCAGCACTGGCAGCGCTCGCGCTTGGCGGATCGGGAACCGCTATTGGTATTGCACTGGCGCGCTTCATCCAGAAGCACCATGCCGACTATATCGCCGGCCAGCTGGAAAAGGGTGGCCTGTTGCTCTGGGTGCGAACGCGGGACGAGAAGGATGAGATAAAGGCGGTCGAACTGTTGTCCGTCCATTCTGCCCACGATGTTCACGTCCACGCGCTGCCGGCGTAAATCACCCCTCGAACTACGCAATATTGCGTATCGCGCGGACAGTATAACCGGTTCAGACAGGCTGCATGACCTGGAAAACAATCCGCCTTGAACTGGCAAGAACCGCTGACCATCCCGATGGCTCGTCAGCCCATGCATATGTCTTTCGCGTCCCCCTGGACGACGAGGGTTTTATCGAACCGGAAGCGCTAAAGAAGGCTGAAAAACGCCCTGTCGTGCGCCGGTTCTGGCCCGGTGAGGCTGATCAGAACGGTGTCGTGATTGCTTCACCCAAAGGATGGGTCTTTTCCTACAAGCTTGGCGACGAGGATGATGAGAGCATTTTCCGGCTCAAGGACCATCCGCTGAAAGTCGGCGAATATCTGACGATTACGGAAACCGATGGCAGCGAACTGCCGTTCCGCGTCGTCAGCTGTCACGAATAGACAGGCAATCCGAAGGCAGGGGAAATGAAATGCTGACAAAATTGAAGATGGCCGGATTAATTCCGGCGGCGGCGCTGGCGCTGATCCTTGCGAGCAGTCCTGCGGCAGCGGAATGTGTGATCGGATCTGCGCCGCTGTTTGACCCGTTCGCACCCTATAAGGAACCGGGCTCGATCATCCACAAGGAAAGCGGCTTTATATTTCCGGCTGCTATCGCCGGATTTCGCCGCCAGTGTGAGATGACAACCGATTTTTCAGGCAATAATTTCGAGATCGGTTATTTGCGCGACTTCGAAGGCCATGAAATCGAAATCAGGATCGCGATCATCCATCTTGAAGAGCTGAACGCGCAGGACCATTATCAGATCGTCAAGCCGGATCTGCTGTCGCAATATTCAAGCGCTGCTGTGGTTTCCGAAGGCGACTATTTCGTTTCCGGACGTCCCGACATCACGGCCTATCAGGGAATTTTCGACGGCGACAAGGACACCGTGCCTTGGCATTTCAGCGTAACTGCGCTGGACTATGGCTATTGGGACGCGCGGTTGACAGCTTCCTATCCCCAGGAGATTGATACCGCCGCGCAGGAGGCGATAATGGAACTGATCGCCGCATTCCAGTGGCAAACCCCTGTCGACTTGGCAACCGAAGTGGCGGTGCCATGACCCGCATCGCGGTCATCGACGGCCACCCGGACCCTAGCCCCGGCCGTTTTGGCCATGCTATTGTGTCCGCTTATGCCGATGCCGCCAGCGAAGCCGGTCATGATGTGCGAGTGATCCGGCTGGCCGGCCAGAATATTCCAATTCTCGAAAGCCGCAAGCAATGGCTCGAAGAGGATGTGCCCGACGCGGTCCGGCCGGGTCAGGACGCGATCAAATGGGCAGAGCATATCGTCTTTTACTATCCGCTTTGGATGGGGGACATGCCCGCCTTGCTCAAGGCATTTATCGAACAGGCTTTCCGCCCCAATTTCGCGCTCGACTATGGCGAGGAAGGCAGCAAGCAATTGCCCCGGAAACTGCTGCGTGGCCGCTCGGCGCGGCTGATCGTCAGCATGGGCATGCCGGCATTGTTCTACCGCGCCTATTTTGCTGCGCACAGCGTTCGCAGTTTCGAACGCAACATCCTGAAGCTGACCGGCATCTCCCCGGTCACCACTTCGCTGATCGGCAATGTGGACAGCAGCGACCGGCACCGCTCCCGCTGGCTGAAGAAAATCGCCGCCCATGGTGCGGCCGGGGACTGAGCCGAGGGCTTCCATCCGTATAAACCCGTATACAGGCTCCGACCGGCTACCGCTACGCTCCTCACCAAGACATTCCACTAAAACGAATGACTGGGAAACAGGAGACAGTTTATGAAATCCGTTCTGCTATATATTGCCGATGACGTGGGCCTTGAGGCCCGGCTTCAGGCGGCGCTCGATCTGACCCGCTCGCTTGGTGGCCATCTCCACTGTCTGCGCGCCAACCCTTATAGTTCGCAGGTCGCCTTCGACGGCGTTACCGGCATGTCGGTGATGTATGATGTGAGCGAAATGACCCGGGAACTGGACAAGAAGCTCCGCGCCGAGATTGAAAAAAGACTGGCTGGCGAAGATGTCTCCTGGGATTATCGGGAAGAGAATATCGATCCTTCGCGCGGTCTGTCGAAAAATTCCGCGCTGGTCGATATCATCGTCCTGAGCTCAGCCGGTGGGGATAAGGAAAATGCGCTGCCGCTCGGCATATTGGGCGACGTGTTGTTCAACGCGACGGCACCTGTCGTGGTCCAGCCCGACAATGTGAAGAAGTTTGACGCCTGCGGCCCGGCGCTGGTCGCCTGGAACGGCAGTTTCGAGGCCGGTAACGCGCTGCGTGCCGCGGTGCCACTGCTGAAAATGGCGAGCGATGTCCATATTCTGACAGTTGAGGAAGACAAGGACCATGATCTGCCGCAGCTCGCAGCGTCGGAATATCTTGCCTATCATGGCATCAAGTCCGAAATTCACGCGCCACCACCCGGCAGCGAGCGGGTTGATGTCACGCTGGTGACCGAAGCAAAAAAGGTGAAGGCGGAATATATTGTCATGGGTGCCTATGGCCATAGCCGCGCGAGAGAATTCCTGTTCGGTGGGGTAACACGCAATCTGCTCAAGGATTGCGATATTCCTCTGGTCGTTTCGCACTGAATGGATAGAAGTCCAGCCCCGGCCAGAGCAAATTTTCTTATGGCAAATCCTGTATTTTGTGTAGGGTCCCCCGGTTCGCAAGCAGCGAATGAGCAGTCGAGGGATAGACAATACAGGTGCGCGAAACGATCGTTCATGGCACGGGCCGGGCATTGCATCCGGATTCCCTTCTGTCCGCCCTTCCGAATTGCGTCATGATCGTCGATCGGAATATGCAGCCCATCAATTGCAGCGCGGTCGGGCTGAAGATATTCGGCGTGAGCAGTCTTGCCGATCTGCCGGACGGAGCGCCGGCCACCTGCGTGGCACCGGACCATCGCCCGCTGTTCGAGAGCAGGATGGATCGTGCCTTTGAATCCAGCGCGATTGACCCGTTTGATGTGCATCTGCAGCTTCCGGACGGCCGGCTGATATTTGCGGAATGCAATATCGCGGCGCTGGCCACTCCGAAGGGCGATATCGACGCGGTCATGGTCTCTTTCCAAGACGTAACCGCGCTGCGGAGCACCGAGAGCAAGCTGGACCAGGCCAATTCGATCCTGCGGTCGATCCTGACCACCATCCCCGACGCGATGGTGGTGATCGATGAGGACGGGCTGATCAGTTCGTTTAGCTCCACGGCGGAAAAAATGTTCGGCTATGAGCAGGAAGAAATCATCGGGCGCAATGTCAAGATTCTGATGCCGGAGCCCTATCGGGCGGCGCATGACGGCTATATCGAGCGCTATATCCGGACCGACGAGAAGCGGATCATCGGCATCGGCCGGACGGTGGTCGGTTGCCGGAAAGACGGCACGACTTTCCCGCTGCAACTGGAAGTGGGCGAGGCGAAGATTGGCGACGAACGCTATTTTACCGGTTTCATCATCGACCTGACCGAAAAGAAACAGACCGAGGCGGAACTGCAGTCGCTGCAGCAGGATCTGGCCCATGCCTCGCGCCTTAGCGCGGTCGGGACTTTGGCGTCAGCGCTGGCGCATGAAATCAACCAGCCGCTGACGGCGATAGCCAACTATCTGTCGGCAGCGCGCGACATGATGGATGGTGACTTGGCCGAGAACCGGGAATTTTTCCAGGAGGCGTTGCAGGAAAGCGTGTCCGAGAGCCTGCGGGCCGGGACGATTGTCCGGCGACTGCGGGAATTTGTTTCGCGGGGCGAGATCAACCGGCGGGTCCTGTCGATCTCTCAGGTGGTGCAGGACGCCACCGTGCTCGGCATGATCGGTGCGCAGGAGCGGGGCGTTAAATTCTCGATCGACATCGCGCCCGATGCCCATAATGTCTTTGTCGATCGCGTGCAGATCCAGCAGGTAATGGTCAATCTGATGCGCAACGGCATCGAGGCCATGGCCGACAGCGCCGAGAAGAAGCTGCACATCGGCGTCAAATCGATCGATGACGAGAGGCTGGAAATTGCCGTGTCGGATAGCGGCTCCGGTATCGACCAGGAACTGGGGGAGCGGATTTTCGATCCCTTCGCCAGCACCAAGGGCACGGGCATGGGACTGGGCCTCTCGATATGCCGGACGATCATCGAGGCGCATGGCGGAACAATCGGTGTCGAGCCCAATCCCGAAGGCGGCACGATTTTCCGGATCACATTGGAAAAAGCGGAGCAGGAGCAGAATGATGAGCATTGAGCGGCTGGTCTATATTGTCGATGATGATGATTCCGTGCGGCGATCGGCGGCGTTCATGTTGCGACACGCGGGGTTCAAGGTCGAGCCGGTCGAGTCCGGCGTTGCCTTTCTGAAGATCGCCAAGGGCGCCGAGCGGGGCTGTGTGTTGCTTGACGTGCGGATGCCGGAAATGGACGGTCTGCAGGTGCAGCAGCAGATGATCAAGGACGGCATCGACATGCCGGTGGTGATCCTGACCGGCCATGGCGATATCGAAATCGCGGTCCAGGCGATGCGCGCCGGAGCGGTCAATTTCCTCGAGAAACCCTATGAAAAGGAAGCCCTGATCGCGGCCATGGAAGAGGCATTCGTGCGACTGGAAGACAG comes from Sphingorhabdus sp. YGSMI21 and encodes:
- a CDS encoding class II aldolase/adducin family protein produces the protein MATAIPKQESAMGVGPGFSIPDPHDIPSLKGKVSETEWQLRCDLAATYRLCAMHAWTDLVFTHISARLPDENGEERFLINPYGVLFDEMTASALVKIDLEGNIKQDTPYFINPAGFTIHSAVHSAREDAGCVIHVHTPYGIAVSVQKAGLRRYTQFAMQVHDDLAYHDYEGIALDLDERDRLINDLGEKNLLILRNHGTLTVGENCAIAFLRMYILENACKTQILAQSVGGAEHLHEDSEDMGHRVFQQAAPAFQRGLGDNLVWPSLMRKLKRTNPGHDH
- a CDS encoding holin family protein, which translates into the protein MSILSTLIGPVSNIIDKIIPDKAARDRAKLELLKLEGSQELEEVRVQMSAILAEAQSSDPWTSRARPSFLYVMYLLLLWSIPMGLIAAFRPEAARDIAAGMNAYLSGIPEPLYALFGTGYLGYTVARQWGKIRGVER
- a CDS encoding glycosyl hydrolase 108 family protein; its protein translation is MTDSPDIDRLIDKVIMLEGDFSDHPADRGGPTRWGVTEAVARAHGYAGDMRHFPRAQATVIYKRKYWLRPGFDRIARRAPLIAAELFDTGINMGSGTATGFLQRALNALNRNEGDFQDISVDHVIGAQTVAALDAFLRKRGSQGEIVLLKALDALQGARYIQLAEKRPVNEAFLYGWLANRIG
- a CDS encoding peroxiredoxin yields the protein MALHIGDTAPDFTTDSTAGTINFHEWAGDSWVFFFSHPADFTPVCTTEMGRTAQLADKFAARNTKPLGLSTDTAAEHLKWIADVNATQHTNLEFPIVADPDHRIARLYDMIHPEESDTAAVRSVFIIDPDKKIRLTMTYPMSVGRNFDEILRVIDALQLSDAKRIATPADWRRGDKVIIPPSIANDEAEKLFPQGWDELRPYLRLTDVA
- a CDS encoding general stress protein, with the protein product MGGSDASQIREAVGIFDSEEHLQAAIDDLLTHGFDRAEISVLAPVSAVEEKLGHRLRSVADIEDDPEVMSKAYIPVETIGDAEGAVIGSLLYVGAFAGIVLVASGGALAAALAALALGGSGTAIGIALARFIQKHHADYIAGQLEKGGLLLWVRTRDEKDEIKAVELLSVHSAHDVHVHALPA
- a CDS encoding NAD(P)H-dependent oxidoreductase translates to MTRIAVIDGHPDPSPGRFGHAIVSAYADAASEAGHDVRVIRLAGQNIPILESRKQWLEEDVPDAVRPGQDAIKWAEHIVFYYPLWMGDMPALLKAFIEQAFRPNFALDYGEEGSKQLPRKLLRGRSARLIVSMGMPALFYRAYFAAHSVRSFERNILKLTGISPVTTSLIGNVDSSDRHRSRWLKKIAAHGAAGD
- a CDS encoding universal stress protein is translated as MKSVLLYIADDVGLEARLQAALDLTRSLGGHLHCLRANPYSSQVAFDGVTGMSVMYDVSEMTRELDKKLRAEIEKRLAGEDVSWDYREENIDPSRGLSKNSALVDIIVLSSAGGDKENALPLGILGDVLFNATAPVVVQPDNVKKFDACGPALVAWNGSFEAGNALRAAVPLLKMASDVHILTVEEDKDHDLPQLAASEYLAYHGIKSEIHAPPPGSERVDVTLVTEAKKVKAEYIVMGAYGHSRAREFLFGGVTRNLLKDCDIPLVVSH
- a CDS encoding PAS domain S-box protein, with product MRETIVHGTGRALHPDSLLSALPNCVMIVDRNMQPINCSAVGLKIFGVSSLADLPDGAPATCVAPDHRPLFESRMDRAFESSAIDPFDVHLQLPDGRLIFAECNIAALATPKGDIDAVMVSFQDVTALRSTESKLDQANSILRSILTTIPDAMVVIDEDGLISSFSSTAEKMFGYEQEEIIGRNVKILMPEPYRAAHDGYIERYIRTDEKRIIGIGRTVVGCRKDGTTFPLQLEVGEAKIGDERYFTGFIIDLTEKKQTEAELQSLQQDLAHASRLSAVGTLASALAHEINQPLTAIANYLSAARDMMDGDLAENREFFQEALQESVSESLRAGTIVRRLREFVSRGEINRRVLSISQVVQDATVLGMIGAQERGVKFSIDIAPDAHNVFVDRVQIQQVMVNLMRNGIEAMADSAEKKLHIGVKSIDDERLEIAVSDSGSGIDQELGERIFDPFASTKGTGMGLGLSICRTIIEAHGGTIGVEPNPEGGTIFRITLEKAEQEQNDEH
- a CDS encoding response regulator, giving the protein MSIERLVYIVDDDDSVRRSAAFMLRHAGFKVEPVESGVAFLKIAKGAERGCVLLDVRMPEMDGLQVQQQMIKDGIDMPVVILTGHGDIEIAVQAMRAGAVNFLEKPYEKEALIAAMEEAFVRLEDSNLKEMAASEAKVRLACLTGREQDVLDGLLAGLPNKTIAYDLGISPRTVEIYRANMMEKLRVRSLAEALRIGFAAERAEDPNIDKES